Proteins encoded together in one Planctomycetaceae bacterium window:
- the miaA gene encoding tRNA (adenosine(37)-N6)-dimethylallyltransferase MiaA: MIKIKILILGVTAGGKGKLAFELAKKLDGEIISVDSMKVYRRMDIGTAKPPKERVTEVKHHLIDVVEPSESFSVDTFLNLTEQAVKDIQSRNKPVIAVGGTAMYIKAMLYGIFEGPGTDENIRKKLKERIAAVGLEELHKKLTVVDTEAAGRIHQNDEKRIIRALEVYELTGKPISSFQNQFSAEPKNDWLVIGLQRDKDDASHRINTRIKKMVEMGLVDEVKSLLAEEKPLSMQARCAIGYAEIINYLEGKETLENSIEQIKINTRRFAKAQRTWFKTFRFANWLNLAPDDKVEQVLDRALTLLK, translated from the coding sequence ATGATTAAAATTAAGATACTAATTTTAGGCGTTACCGCCGGCGGCAAAGGAAAATTAGCCTTTGAACTCGCCAAAAAACTCGATGGCGAAATTATCAGCGTCGATTCGATGAAAGTCTATCGCAGAATGGACATCGGCACTGCCAAGCCTCCAAAAGAAAGAGTAACGGAGGTAAAACATCATTTAATAGATGTCGTCGAACCGAGCGAATCGTTCAGCGTTGATACATTTTTAAACCTCACAGAACAGGCGGTAAAAGATATTCAGTCCAGAAACAAACCGGTCATTGCTGTCGGCGGAACGGCAATGTATATCAAGGCGATGCTGTACGGCATTTTCGAAGGCCCCGGCACGGATGAAAACATTAGAAAAAAGCTGAAAGAGCGAATCGCTGCCGTTGGCCTTGAAGAATTGCACAAAAAACTCACCGTCGTTGACACCGAAGCCGCAGGTCGAATACATCAAAACGATGAGAAGAGAATTATCCGTGCGTTGGAAGTTTACGAACTTACCGGCAAGCCTATTTCTTCATTTCAAAATCAATTTTCAGCCGAGCCGAAAAACGATTGGCTGGTAATAGGCCTGCAAAGAGACAAGGACGACGCCTCGCACAGAATTAATACGAGAATAAAAAAGATGGTTGAAATGGGACTCGTCGATGAAGTCAAGTCATTGTTGGCCGAAGAAAAACCGTTAAGTATGCAGGCCAGATGCGCGATTGGTTACGCGGAGATTATAAATTATCTCGAAGGCAAAGAAACTCTCGAAAATTCGATTGAGCAGATAAAAATCAATACCCGCAGATTCGCCAAAGCGCAAAGAACGTGGTTTAAGACATTTCGATTTGCAAATTGGCTCAACCTCGCCCCGGATGATAAAGTCGAGCAAGTTCTCGACCGAGCATTAACTCTTCTAAAATAA
- a CDS encoding DUF4339 domain-containing protein, with translation MWYYVRNNQRIGPVDEATIISSIQNGTIERQTLVWKEGMADWIRADACEFADKFSAIPPTPPGISLTSYVPSETNYTPESFHKLWLWFTWLISLGLVFSFILIGIPALVAAVVLNYILLYRFWKLIQDGKARTSPGLAVGLCFVPIFNLYWIYVAWVGLAKDMNLYCRERNINAPFVNEDLALASYIVSLASLIPYIGILAAIASVVLCIILVKQFVETTKAIIISKAKSSDEASQSA, from the coding sequence ATGTGGTATTATGTGCGTAACAATCAGCGTATTGGGCCGGTCGATGAAGCTACGATTATATCTTCGATTCAAAACGGCACTATTGAGCGGCAAACGCTGGTGTGGAAAGAAGGAATGGCTGACTGGATTCGCGCAGATGCCTGTGAGTTCGCAGATAAGTTTTCTGCTATTCCGCCGACACCGCCGGGAATAAGTCTGACTTCTTATGTTCCTTCAGAAACTAATTATACGCCTGAATCATTTCATAAGTTATGGCTTTGGTTTACATGGCTGATTTCTCTCGGGTTGGTTTTTTCATTTATTTTAATTGGTATTCCCGCTCTTGTTGCCGCTGTTGTTCTTAATTACATCTTGCTGTATCGATTCTGGAAACTCATACAGGACGGCAAAGCTCGGACATCGCCGGGTTTAGCTGTCGGTCTTTGTTTTGTACCAATCTTCAATCTTTATTGGATATATGTTGCGTGGGTGGGGCTTGCAAAGGATATGAATCTCTATTGCAGAGAACGTAATATTAACGCGCCGTTCGTGAACGAAGACCTCGCTCTTGCATCATATATTGTGTCTCTGGCGTCATTGATACCTTATATTGGTATTTTAGCTGCGATTGCCTCTGTTGTGCTGTGTATTATTTTGGTCAAACAATTTGTTGAGACAACAAAAGCGATAATTATTTCAAAGGCGAAGTCGTCCGACGAAGCATCACAGTCGGCTTGA
- a CDS encoding LacI family transcriptional regulator: MAVTLKEVARMAGVSPSTASHAIRGIHPGKRALSALTIKRVREVAEQLGYRPNLLAAGLANNKTFTIGVMVANLRGNFHERILKGITETIYPEYTPLLSVHNNQPDREHREIEFFIGKHVDGIIAAYSGYQQNIHIYREIQKYKIPLVLVDRGIEDFQCHLVKSDYYNSAYIAVETLNKLGHRNIVFALSGRQSENTNMLIDGFKAAVSEKNLNESAEIYNADMPASSEDDSKNLAENIVDYIKSKKPQTTALLAERDWLAYEILAVCQERGIKIPQEISLMGIEDSDPSALRCVGLSSVRIELHEVGRRAADLLVKIINSAEVGNEPLAVKPTVMLRRTTSPLK, from the coding sequence ATGGCAGTAACGCTAAAAGAAGTCGCGAGAATGGCTGGAGTTTCGCCAAGTACGGCTTCACACGCAATAAGAGGAATCCATCCCGGCAAGCGTGCCTTGTCAGCACTGACGATAAAAAGGGTACGCGAAGTAGCGGAGCAATTGGGATACAGACCCAACCTTCTGGCGGCTGGTTTAGCAAACAATAAAACTTTCACAATTGGCGTAATGGTGGCGAATCTGCGGGGAAATTTCCATGAAAGAATTCTGAAAGGCATCACTGAAACTATTTACCCGGAATACACACCCCTGCTTTCGGTACACAATAATCAGCCGGACAGAGAACACAGGGAGATAGAGTTTTTCATTGGTAAGCACGTCGATGGAATTATAGCCGCTTATTCAGGCTACCAGCAGAATATTCATATTTATCGTGAAATTCAAAAGTACAAAATCCCTTTGGTTCTTGTTGATAGGGGTATTGAAGATTTCCAGTGTCATCTGGTGAAGAGCGATTATTATAATTCCGCGTATATAGCCGTCGAGACACTGAATAAATTAGGCCACAGAAATATCGTCTTCGCGTTATCAGGCCGGCAGTCTGAAAACACGAATATGCTTATAGATGGTTTCAAAGCGGCAGTTTCTGAAAAGAATTTAAACGAGTCTGCTGAAATTTACAATGCGGATATGCCGGCGTCATCCGAGGATGACTCGAAGAATCTGGCGGAAAACATAGTTGATTATATTAAATCTAAAAAACCGCAGACGACCGCCCTGCTTGCCGAAAGAGATTGGCTCGCATATGAAATTCTTGCCGTTTGTCAGGAAAGAGGAATCAAAATACCGCAGGAAATCTCATTAATGGGTATCGAGGATTCCGACCCAAGTGCGCTGCGATGCGTGGGATTAAGCTCTGTGCGTATCGAATTACATGAAGTTGGAAGACGCGCAGCCGATTTACTCGTCAAAATCATTAACAGTGCTGAAGTCGGCAATGAACCGCTGGCCGTCAAGCCGACTGTGATGCTTCGTCGGACGACTTCGCCTTTGAAATAA
- a CDS encoding 3-deoxy-D-manno-octulosonic acid transferase has protein sequence MELLYDFIYLLALIAYSPKIIYRAITQNRYRTGWDERLGKVRRNSPQKKCVWIHAVSVGEVNATKTLVAELKKQLPDYEIIISVTTDTGIEQARKIYGKDLRLFFYPFDFSFVVKRAFKKLKPNICLLMELEVWPNFTSRATKLNIPVVVINGRISDRSFPRYKLVRPIVANTFKKVALFLSQDQTYAKRFIKLGGRKESTVVTSSLKYDTAQVVDKVEGADKIAQQINFANQKLIVAGGTGIDEEKIIIDIFKKLKQNVNYSDVRLVVVPRKPERFNEVADLIVKSGLELTRYSKIKSGEQAAEINTSTVILGDTMGDLRKFYSLAELVFVGRSLVPMGGSDMMESTAMGKCTIFGPHTFNFKGTVKSLLNAKGAIEVADGNELYKTLCKCLDEPQFAKQIASAGQNVIKENQGATQKTVAAILGLLKK, from the coding sequence ATGGAATTACTTTACGATTTTATCTATCTGCTTGCGCTAATCGCGTACAGTCCTAAAATTATCTACCGTGCCATAACACAGAATCGGTACAGAACCGGCTGGGACGAAAGACTCGGCAAAGTCCGTCGAAATTCGCCGCAGAAAAAATGCGTCTGGATTCACGCCGTCAGTGTCGGCGAAGTCAACGCGACTAAAACTCTCGTTGCAGAACTCAAAAAGCAGCTTCCCGATTATGAAATAATAATCAGCGTAACAACCGATACCGGTATCGAGCAGGCACGAAAAATTTACGGCAAAGATTTGAGATTATTTTTCTATCCTTTCGATTTTTCGTTTGTTGTTAAGCGTGCGTTTAAAAAATTGAAACCGAATATTTGCCTGCTGATGGAACTTGAGGTTTGGCCTAATTTCACATCGAGAGCGACAAAGCTGAATATCCCTGTTGTCGTCATCAACGGCAGAATCAGCGACAGAAGTTTCCCACGCTACAAACTCGTCAGGCCGATTGTTGCCAATACATTTAAAAAGGTCGCCCTGTTTCTTTCGCAGGATCAAACTTATGCCAAGCGTTTTATCAAACTTGGCGGCAGAAAAGAATCGACAGTTGTTACCAGCAGTTTGAAGTACGACACTGCACAAGTTGTTGACAAAGTCGAAGGCGCTGACAAAATCGCACAGCAAATAAACTTTGCCAATCAAAAGCTCATTGTCGCCGGCGGAACAGGTATCGATGAGGAAAAAATTATAATCGACATTTTCAAAAAATTAAAACAAAACGTAAATTACAGTGATGTTCGTCTGGTAGTCGTACCGCGAAAACCGGAACGCTTTAATGAGGTCGCCGATTTGATTGTCAAGTCGGGTCTTGAACTTACACGATACAGCAAAATAAAATCCGGCGAACAGGCTGCCGAAATAAACACATCTACCGTAATACTCGGCGATACGATGGGGGATTTGCGAAAATTTTATTCGCTGGCTGAATTGGTTTTCGTCGGCCGTTCGCTTGTGCCGATGGGCGGCTCGGATATGATGGAATCGACCGCTATGGGCAAATGCACAATCTTTGGCCCGCATACGTTTAACTTCAAGGGAACTGTAAAATCCCTGCTTAACGCAAAAGGCGCAATTGAAGTAGCGGACGGAAACGAACTTTATAAAACGCTGTGCAAATGCCTTGATGAGCCGCAGTTCGCCAAACAAATCGCGTCAGCAGGCCAAAACGTGATTAAAGAAAATCAGGGTGCAACTCAAAAAACAGTTGCTGCTATCCTTGGGTTACTCAAAAAATAG
- a CDS encoding lipid-binding SYLF domain-containing protein, whose product MKAMQVSLAVFFVFAMFVCGCEVTPKEPYQKIKLQSEAAEAIEIMKEKDPTLQTFFDKSYGYAVLPKIFKGAFLAGFAYGRGEVYENGEMVGYCDMKQASGGLSLGGEFYREIIFFREQQDFERFISGEYAFAAQVTGVAIKWGAAAKADYKDGMAVFIMTDVGAMVDASLGGQKFNYETKVVMKKVNLPK is encoded by the coding sequence ATGAAAGCGATGCAAGTTTCTTTGGCGGTCTTTTTTGTTTTTGCGATGTTCGTATGCGGATGTGAAGTTACTCCGAAAGAGCCTTATCAAAAGATTAAACTTCAATCTGAAGCTGCTGAAGCTATTGAGATTATGAAAGAAAAAGACCCTACTTTGCAGACTTTCTTTGATAAATCGTATGGTTATGCTGTGCTGCCGAAGATTTTCAAAGGTGCATTTCTCGCCGGCTTTGCCTACGGCAGAGGCGAAGTTTATGAGAATGGCGAGATGGTCGGCTACTGTGATATGAAACAGGCATCCGGCGGGCTTTCATTAGGCGGCGAGTTTTACCGTGAAATTATCTTCTTCAGAGAGCAGCAGGATTTTGAACGATTCATTTCCGGCGAGTACGCTTTCGCTGCGCAGGTAACAGGTGTGGCAATCAAATGGGGAGCGGCGGCAAAAGCGGATTACAAAGACGGTATGGCGGTCTTTATTATGACTGATGTCGGCGCTATGGTTGACGCGTCGCTGGGCGGTCAGAAGTTTAATTATGAAACCAAAGTTGTTATGAAAAAAGTTAATCTGCCTAAATGA
- a CDS encoding AraC family transcriptional regulator, which translates to MKPNFEKILPSSDLSFRYCVRQEREFSFNWHHHNEYELTAIFKGRGQRFVGDSINNYNESDLVLIGPNVPHTWQSKKTNTTADNKACVIQFDKNFLGDVIWERPEFKIIRTLLNKSAAGICFNGGMRDEIIAQMLEMDGQQDFKKMLSLLDILDKLGGCKKVEVLSLKIFTKNINSEQSNRIDKVLEYLSKNYGEEINLTEVADSVHMSVSAFSRFFKRTTGKNYVNYLNELRINSACALLIETDMSILEICFKSGFQSLANFNRRFRQIKKMCPKEFRSQFSKPIF; encoded by the coding sequence ATGAAACCAAATTTTGAAAAAATTCTGCCGTCGTCGGATTTGTCTTTCAGATATTGTGTAAGACAAGAACGTGAATTTTCGTTCAATTGGCATCATCACAATGAATATGAACTTACGGCTATTTTTAAGGGCAGGGGCCAAAGATTTGTAGGGGACAGCATAAATAATTATAACGAAAGCGACCTTGTGTTAATCGGGCCCAATGTGCCGCATACGTGGCAGTCGAAAAAAACAAATACGACGGCGGACAATAAGGCGTGTGTGATTCAATTCGATAAAAATTTTCTTGGCGATGTAATATGGGAAAGGCCGGAGTTTAAAATCATCAGGACGCTGCTAAATAAAAGCGCAGCAGGAATTTGTTTTAACGGCGGAATGAGAGATGAGATAATCGCTCAAATGCTTGAAATGGACGGGCAGCAGGATTTTAAAAAAATGCTGTCTTTGCTTGATATACTGGACAAACTCGGCGGATGCAAGAAAGTAGAAGTGTTATCTCTGAAAATATTCACGAAAAATATCAATTCAGAACAGAGCAACAGAATAGATAAGGTTCTTGAGTATCTTAGTAAAAATTACGGTGAAGAAATAAATCTTACGGAGGTTGCGGATTCTGTACATATGAGCGTTTCGGCTTTCAGCCGGTTTTTTAAACGGACAACCGGTAAAAATTATGTCAATTACCTTAACGAACTTCGCATAAACAGTGCCTGTGCTCTTCTGATTGAGACTGATATGAGTATATTGGAAATATGTTTTAAATCCGGATTTCAGAGCTTAGCAAATTTCAACAGACGGTTTCGGCAAATCAAAAAAATGTGTCCGAAAGAGTTCCGCAGTCAATTTTCGAAACCTATTTTTTGA
- the recG gene encoding ATP-dependent DNA helicase RecG → MTEKEFNNLSLDTPIQYLKGVGPARAQTLAKLEVKTATDLLEYYPREWSFAPEPIKIEHLNPDHNVTLIGYVESTDWQAWRRPPFFEAYINDDTGLCRIIWFNGRYLKDKITPGMKIAVWGKTALYKHQLQIANPKFEIIPEDENIPDNLSGPVYPATANLSSAQIKKIIHNSLLGLTELIPEFYDSAFLKKSNLIDRKKAFQWIHNPIDENQIAKAKRRLKYDELFLMQTALAVRRYKVRHYEKAQSLLRTDTIDSRIRKRFPFLLTEDQDKTIEEIVADLTKQIPMNRLLQGDVGSGKTVVALYAALVAVANKKQVAIMAPTEILAAQHFTSIERYLKDSNVNRCLITGGLTGDKRKEILADIKSGKTNIVVGTVAILQEDIQFADLALVIIDEQHKFGVHQRAGLRKDTTPHCLVMTATPIPRTLAMTVFGDLDISIIRHCPPGRGDVVTRYIHPEDLPKAYEFIRERLKARKQAFFVYPRIVDSENGDVKAAIAEYENLRKKIFPEFNIGLLHGQMKGDDKQRIMEEFRKGKVNCLVSTVLIEVGIDIPNATIMVIEEADMFGLAQLHQLRGRIARSSSKSYCLLVAQTENETANNRLEIMEQSNDGFEIAEHDLKIRGPGELLSSRQHGLPDMKIANIIDDMDLLQMARKDAFELVEKDPMLTSANHKNIRAELVRKFSDSLTLVDVA, encoded by the coding sequence ATGACGGAAAAAGAATTTAATAATTTAAGCCTCGACACTCCGATACAGTATTTGAAAGGAGTCGGGCCTGCGCGGGCGCAAACACTGGCGAAACTGGAAGTCAAAACCGCGACTGATTTGCTCGAGTATTATCCGCGAGAGTGGTCTTTTGCGCCGGAGCCGATAAAAATTGAACATCTCAATCCCGACCATAATGTTACGCTGATAGGTTACGTCGAAAGCACCGACTGGCAGGCGTGGCGAAGGCCACCTTTTTTTGAAGCGTATATCAACGACGACACGGGATTGTGCAGAATCATCTGGTTTAACGGCAGATACCTCAAAGATAAAATCACGCCCGGAATGAAAATCGCCGTCTGGGGCAAGACAGCTCTTTATAAGCATCAGCTCCAGATTGCCAATCCAAAATTTGAAATTATACCAGAAGATGAAAACATCCCGGATAACTTAAGCGGCCCCGTTTATCCGGCAACAGCGAATCTGTCCAGCGCACAGATAAAAAAGATAATTCACAATTCGCTCCTCGGCCTTACAGAGCTAATCCCGGAATTTTACGACTCGGCGTTTTTGAAAAAGTCAAATCTCATCGACAGAAAAAAGGCGTTTCAGTGGATTCACAATCCCATTGACGAAAACCAAATCGCAAAGGCAAAACGTCGGTTGAAATATGATGAGTTGTTTCTGATGCAGACTGCACTCGCCGTTCGCAGATATAAAGTCAGACATTACGAAAAAGCACAGTCCCTTTTGCGGACGGATACGATCGATTCACGAATCCGGAAAAGATTTCCGTTTCTGCTCACCGAAGACCAGGACAAAACAATTGAGGAAATTGTCGCCGATTTGACCAAACAAATCCCGATGAACCGCCTGCTTCAGGGCGATGTCGGAAGCGGAAAAACCGTCGTAGCTCTTTACGCCGCGCTGGTGGCAGTCGCGAATAAAAAACAGGTGGCGATTATGGCGCCGACCGAAATTCTGGCCGCGCAGCACTTCACGAGTATTGAGCGTTACCTGAAAGACAGCAATGTAAATCGGTGTTTAATCACCGGCGGTCTTACCGGCGATAAGCGAAAAGAAATCCTCGCGGACATAAAATCCGGAAAGACAAACATTGTCGTCGGCACTGTCGCTATTTTGCAGGAGGATATCCAGTTCGCAGACCTTGCACTGGTAATAATCGACGAGCAGCACAAATTCGGCGTTCATCAGCGTGCGGGACTGCGAAAAGACACAACACCCCACTGCCTTGTTATGACGGCAACGCCGATTCCAAGGACGCTGGCGATGACGGTATTCGGCGATTTGGATATTTCTATCATCAGACACTGCCCGCCCGGCCGAGGCGATGTCGTTACAAGATACATTCATCCGGAGGATTTGCCAAAGGCCTATGAATTTATCCGTGAAAGGCTCAAAGCGAGAAAACAGGCGTTTTTCGTATATCCAAGAATCGTTGACAGCGAAAACGGCGACGTCAAAGCCGCGATTGCCGAATATGAAAATCTGCGAAAGAAAATCTTCCCTGAATTTAACATCGGTCTGCTGCACGGCCAGATGAAAGGCGATGACAAACAAAGGATTATGGAAGAATTCAGAAAAGGAAAAGTCAACTGCCTTGTCTCAACGGTTCTCATTGAGGTCGGAATCGATATTCCGAACGCGACGATAATGGTTATCGAGGAAGCTGATATGTTCGGCCTTGCGCAACTGCATCAGCTTCGCGGCAGAATCGCCAGAAGCTCATCAAAATCATATTGCCTGCTCGTCGCGCAGACAGAAAATGAAACCGCCAACAACAGACTTGAAATTATGGAACAAAGCAACGATGGTTTCGAAATCGCCGAGCACGATTTAAAAATTCGCGGCCCCGGAGAATTATTAAGCTCACGCCAGCACGGCCTACCCGATATGAAAATCGCCAACATTATCGACGATATGGATTTGCTGCAAATGGCACGAAAAGATGCGTTTGAACTCGTCGAAAAAGACCCTATGCTGACCTCCGCCAATCACAAAAACATCAGGGCTGAACTCGTCCGCAAATTTTCCGACTCACTGACTCTTGTTGACGTTGCCTAA
- the bioA gene encoding adenosylmethionine--8-amino-7-oxononanoate transaminase has protein sequence MNENTQRLINVDKQYLWHPFTQMKGWLETEPVVIESGDGFYLIDTEGNRYIDGVSSLWCNVHGHRVKKIDDAIRSQLEKISHSTLLGLAQTKSIELAEKLVSIAPKNLCKVFYSDSGATSVEIALKIAYQYYRNTWQKRDKFIALGQSYHGDTIGSVSVGGIELFHSIFRPMLFDSHFVPSPFPYRFDGSSEQCKQFTLDKIEEILKKESGKTCAIIVEPLVQGAAGMIVHPQGFLKGVRELTQKYNVLMIADEVATGFGRTGKMFACENEDVEPDIMCVAKGITGGYLPLAATLATQEIFDAFLGQPEDCKTFYHGHTYTGNSLACAAAVASLELFEKNKIIESLPAKIKLMKEYFNKISNLDYIGDVRQCGLMSGIEIVQDKKTKESFAYEKLIGAKLCTAMRQKGVMMRPLSDVIVLMPPVAIDLGTLKTLLDVVSDTLKNDLPKIT, from the coding sequence ATGAACGAAAACACGCAACGATTAATCAACGTCGATAAGCAGTATCTCTGGCATCCGTTTACGCAAATGAAAGGCTGGCTCGAAACCGAGCCGGTAGTGATTGAGTCCGGCGACGGTTTTTATTTAATCGATACCGAAGGCAATCGCTATATCGACGGCGTAAGCAGTCTGTGGTGCAATGTTCACGGTCATCGTGTGAAAAAAATAGACGATGCGATTCGCAGTCAACTCGAAAAAATTTCACACAGTACATTGCTCGGCCTTGCGCAGACAAAATCAATCGAACTTGCGGAGAAACTTGTCAGTATTGCGCCGAAAAATCTTTGCAAAGTTTTTTATTCAGACAGCGGCGCGACTTCCGTTGAAATCGCGTTAAAAATCGCATATCAATATTATCGCAACACATGGCAGAAACGCGATAAATTCATCGCACTTGGTCAATCCTACCACGGCGATACAATCGGCTCGGTCAGTGTCGGCGGTATCGAATTGTTTCATTCCATCTTTCGGCCGATGCTTTTCGATTCACATTTTGTGCCTTCGCCATTTCCGTACAGGTTCGACGGCAGCAGCGAACAGTGTAAACAATTTACGCTGGATAAAATCGAAGAAATCTTGAAAAAAGAATCCGGCAAGACCTGTGCGATTATTGTCGAACCATTAGTGCAAGGCGCGGCGGGAATGATTGTTCATCCGCAGGGATTTTTAAAGGGCGTTCGAGAACTTACCCAAAAATATAACGTGCTGATGATTGCCGATGAAGTCGCGACAGGTTTCGGCAGGACAGGAAAGATGTTTGCCTGTGAGAATGAAGATGTTGAGCCGGACATTATGTGTGTCGCCAAAGGCATAACAGGCGGTTATCTGCCGCTGGCTGCGACGCTTGCTACGCAGGAGATTTTTGACGCGTTTTTAGGTCAGCCTGAAGACTGCAAAACCTTTTATCACGGCCATACGTACACGGGCAACTCGCTGGCATGTGCGGCGGCGGTTGCTTCGCTGGAACTGTTCGAGAAAAATAAAATTATCGAATCGCTGCCTGCGAAAATTAAGTTGATGAAAGAATATTTCAATAAAATTTCAAATCTGGATTACATCGGCGATGTTCGGCAATGCGGTTTGATGAGCGGTATCGAAATAGTGCAAGACAAAAAGACAAAAGAGTCTTTCGCTTATGAAAAGCTCATTGGTGCCAAGCTTTGTACCGCTATGCGGCAAAAAGGCGTGATGATGAGGCCGTTGTCGGATGTGATTGTGCTTATGCCGCCGGTTGCGATTGATTTAGGTACATTAAAAACACTGCTGGATGTTGTTTCGGATACGCTCAAAAACGATTTGCCAAAGATAACATAA
- a CDS encoding polyprenyl synthetase family protein — MLQVDIKKAVSEKADLANGRIEAILGQWNGIPARLAEAIKYVLAAPGKRVRAAIVLWCCELVGGKCNDDALNAAAAIEMIHTYSLVHDDLPAMDDDDFRRGRASCHKAFDEATAILAGDSLLTMAFEVLAEDISTSQKAVEMAKILAQAAGPAGMIAGQMDDIIAENSKPNADKLSLIHINKTAKMFQASARLGAIAGSADEEQKKCLSQFGLNLGLAFQVADDILDVVSDTKTLGKTAGKDAKQGKVTYPALFGLEESRKHAENIINQAIENLSSFGEKAQTLKSLAYEIIHRTK; from the coding sequence ATGTTACAGGTAGATATTAAAAAGGCGGTTTCTGAAAAAGCTGATTTGGCTAACGGCAGAATTGAAGCAATACTTGGCCAATGGAACGGCATTCCGGCAAGACTTGCTGAAGCGATAAAATATGTACTTGCTGCGCCTGGCAAACGGGTCAGGGCGGCGATTGTGCTTTGGTGCTGCGAGCTTGTCGGCGGTAAATGTAATGACGACGCTTTAAATGCGGCGGCTGCAATCGAAATGATTCATACCTATTCGCTGGTACATGACGATTTGCCGGCGATGGACGATGACGATTTTCGCAGAGGCAGAGCCAGTTGTCATAAGGCGTTCGATGAAGCGACGGCGATTCTGGCAGGCGATTCGCTTTTGACTATGGCGTTTGAAGTTCTGGCGGAAGATATCAGCACATCGCAAAAAGCGGTTGAGATGGCAAAAATATTGGCACAGGCTGCGGGGCCGGCGGGAATGATAGCCGGGCAGATGGACGACATCATTGCGGAAAACTCAAAACCAAACGCTGATAAATTATCGCTGATTCATATTAATAAAACCGCGAAAATGTTTCAGGCGTCGGCTCGTCTTGGCGCAATCGCAGGCAGCGCTGATGAAGAACAAAAAAAATGTCTCTCACAATTCGGACTGAATCTGGGGCTGGCGTTTCAGGTGGCCGACGACATTCTCGATGTTGTTTCAGATACGAAGACGCTCGGTAAGACAGCGGGAAAAGACGCAAAGCAGGGCAAGGTTACTTATCCGGCTTTGTTCGGTTTGGAAGAATCCCGCAAACACGCAGAAAATATTATAAACCAGGCGATTGAGAATTTATCATCTTTTGGCGAGAAAGCACAAACTTTAAAATCGCTTGCTTACGAAATTATTCACAGGACAAAATAA
- a CDS encoding protein-L-isoaspartate(D-aspartate) O-methyltransferase, giving the protein MWQTNEKDKLARQRQAMIQTQLKARGISNPAVLQVVGEIPREIFIPAQLRPQSYDDNPLPIGHGQTISQPYIVALMTQELKIDKQCDILEIGTGSGYQTAILAALGKRVYTIERIEQHSADAVERLKKLNITNVDFAIGDGTCGWSDDIKFDRIIITAAAPKMPEPLAEQLKIGGLAIVPIGEEIVQEFVLLEKTATGFKSKNICGCRFVKLIGKHGFAEQ; this is encoded by the coding sequence ATGTGGCAGACAAATGAAAAGGATAAACTTGCCCGGCAGAGGCAGGCGATGATTCAAACTCAGCTCAAGGCTCGCGGAATCAGCAACCCTGCTGTTTTGCAGGTAGTGGGCGAAATCCCGCGGGAAATTTTTATTCCCGCCCAGTTGCGTCCGCAGTCCTACGACGACAATCCGCTGCCAATCGGCCACGGCCAGACAATCAGTCAGCCGTACATTGTCGCCCTGATGACACAGGAACTAAAAATAGATAAGCAATGCGACATCCTCGAAATCGGCACCGGCAGCGGCTATCAGACCGCTATACTGGCAGCACTTGGCAAACGCGTTTATACTATCGAGCGAATCGAACAGCATTCAGCCGATGCGGTGGAGCGTTTGAAGAAATTAAACATAACAAATGTGGATTTTGCAATTGGCGACGGAACTTGCGGCTGGTCAGACGACATAAAATTTGATAGAATCATAATCACTGCCGCTGCGCCGAAAATGCCGGAGCCATTGGCCGAACAATTAAAAATCGGCGGATTGGCGATTGTACCAATCGGCGAAGAAATCGTACAGGAATTTGTGCTGCTCGAAAAAACAGCGACAGGTTTTAAATCGAAAAATATTTGCGGCTGCAGATTTGTAAAACTTATAGGAAAACACGGCTTCGCGGAACAATAA